A section of the Citrus sinensis cultivar Valencia sweet orange chromosome 8, DVS_A1.0, whole genome shotgun sequence genome encodes:
- the LOC102612698 gene encoding brefeldin A-inhibited guanine nucleotide-exchange protein 1 isoform X1 has translation MSTSQTLGGPSRCGRAVGPSLDKIIKNAAWRKHAHLVSSCKSVLDKLDSISDDPSQVSSSLFGLSQNDAGLVLHPIFLALDSAYPKVVEPALECAFKLFSLGLARGEIEGESDNTNTTSTTNTNQKNFNIIYKLIEAICKVCGIGEEPIELSVLRVLLSAVRSPCLLIRGDCLLLIVRTCYNVYLGGSSGTNQICAKSVLAQIMVIVFTRVEEDSMNVPHFKTISVSELLEFADKSLNEGSSIHFCQNFINEVMGASEGVFEPAMLQLKQNVSTKLPNGDTEVATEDEKGEVVKEGEKGEGEVAKEGENGGGRVPKEGETGEGQVPKEGEKGGGQALKEGEKGEGQAPKEGKEGEGQVLKDDEKGEDRVVKEGEKGEGGEGQGNGGAELGGESKIREDGFLLFKNICKLSMKFSSQENPDDLILLRGKILSLELLKVVTDNGGPVWLSNARFLIAIKQFLCLSLLKNSALSVMAVFQLQCSIFMSLLSKYRSGLKAEIGIFFPMLVLRVLENVLQPSFVQKMTVLNLLEKISQDSQIIVDVFVNYDCDVDSPNIFERIVNGLLKTALGPPPGSTTSLSPAQDIAFRYESVKCLVSIIRSMGTWMDQQLRIGETYLPKGSETDSSIDNNSIPNGEDGSVPDYEFHAEVNPEFSDAATLEQRRAYKIELQKGISLFNRKPSKGIEFLINSKKVGDSPEEVASFLKNTTGLNETMIGDYLGEREEFSLKVMHAYVDSFNFKGMDFGHAIRFFLRGFRLPGEAQKIDRIMEKFAERYCKCNPSSFTSADTAYVLAYSVIMLNTDAHNSMVKDKMTKADFIRNNRGIDDGKDLPEEYLGVLYDQIVKNEIKMNADSSAPESKQANSLNKLLGLDGILNLVIGKQTEEKALGANGLLIRRIQEQFKSKSGKSESLYHAVTDPGILRFMVEVCWGPMLAAFSVTLDQSDDKLATNQCLQGFRHAVHVTAVMGMQTQRDAFVTSVAKFTYLHCAADMKQKNVDAVKAIISIAIEDGNHLQEAWEHILTCLSRIEHLQLLGEGAPTDASFLTVSNVEADEKTQKSMGFPSLKKKGTLQNPSVMAVVRGGSYDSTTVGVNSPGLVTPEQINHFIANLNLLDQIGNFELNHVFAHSQRLNSEAIVAFVKALCKVSISELQSPTDPRVFSLTKLVEIAHYNMNRIRLVWSRMWNVLSDFFVSVGLSENLSVAIFVMDSLRQLAMKFLEREELANYNFQNEFLRPFVIIMQKSGSAEIRELIIRCISQMVLSRVSNVKSGWKSVFSIFTAAAADERKNIVLLAFETMEKIVREYFPHITETESTTFTDCVKCLLTFTNSRFNSDVCLNAIAFLRFCAVKLADGGLVCNEKGSVDGSSSPPVNDNAPDLQSFSDKDDNSSFWVPLLTGLSKLTSDSRSTIRKSSLEVLFNILKDHGHLFPRQFWMGVYSHVIFPIFNGVCDKKDMPDKDEPDSPTSHSPLSEGSTWDSETAAIGAECLVDIFICFFDVVRSQLPGVVSILTGFIRSPIQGPASTGVAALLHLAGELGSRLSQDEWREILLALKETTASTLPSFVKVLRTMNDIEIPNTSQSYADMEMDSDHGSINDNIDEDNLQTAAYVVSRMKSHITLQLLSVQVAANLYKLHLRLLSTTNVKILLDIFSSIASHAHELNSELVLQKKLQRVCLVLELSDPPMVHFENESYQTYLNFLRDSLTGNPSASEELNIESHLVEACEMILQMYLNCTGQQKVKAVKQQRVVRWILPLGSARKEELAARTSLVVSALRVLSGLERETFKKYLSNIFPLLIDLVRSEHSSREVQLVLGTMFQSCIGPILLQ, from the exons atgtCAACTTCTCAAACCCTAGGCGGCCCTTCCCGCTGTGGCCGCGCCGTCGGCCCTTCTCTCGACAAGATCATCAAAAACGCCGCGTGGCGCAAACACGCCCATCTCGTTTCCTCCTGTAAATCCGTCCTCGACAAGCTCGATTCCATCTCCGACGATCCCTCCCAAGTGTCATCATCCCTCTTCGGCCTCTCCCAAAACGACGCCGGACTTGTCCTCCACCCCATTTTCCTCGCGTTAGATTCCGCCTATCCTAAAGTCGTCGAACCTGCCCTCGAATGCGCCTTCAAATTGTTCTCCCTCGGATTAGCCCGCGGCGAGATTGAAGGTGAGAGTGATAATACTAATACTACTTCTACTACTAATACCAATCagaagaattttaatattatttataaattgatcGAGGCTATTTGTAAGGTTTGTGGGATTGGCGAGGAACCGATTGAATTGTCTGTGCTTAGAGTTTTGTTGTCTGCGGTTCGATCTCCTTGTCTTTTGATTAGAGGGGATTGTTTGTTGCTTATCGTTAGGACTTGTTATAATGTGTATCTTGGTGGGTCTAGTGGGACCAATCAGATCTGTGCTAAATCGGTCCTTGCTCAGATTATGGTGATTGTTTTCACTAGAGTCGAGGAGGATTCTATGAATGTACCTCATTTTAAGACCATATCTGTCAGTGAATTGTTGGAGTTTGCTGATAAGAGCTTGAATGAAGGAAGCTCGATTCATTTTTGCcagaattttattaatgaggTAATGGGAGCGAGTGAAGGGGTGTTTGAGCCAGCTATGCTGCAGTTAAAGCAAAATGTGAGCACAAAATTGCCAAATGGCGATACTGAGGTGGCGACAGAGGATGAGAAAGGTGAGGTGGTGAAGGAGGGTGAAAAAGGTGAAGGTGAGGTGGCGAAGGAGGGTGAAAATGGTGGAGGTCGGGTACCGAAAGAGGGTGAGACAGGTGAAGGTCAGGTGCCGAAAGAGGGTGAGAAAGGTGGGGGCCAGGCACTGAAAGAGGGTGAAAAAGGTGAAGGTCAGGCGCCGAAAGAGGGTAAGGAAGGTGAAGGCCAGGTACTGAAAGATGATGAAAAAGGTGAAGATCGGGTGGTGAAAGAGGGTGAGAAAGGTGAAGGTGGGGAAGGACAAGGGAATGGCGGAGCGGAGTTGGGTGGTGAAAGTAAGATTAGGGAGGATGGGTTTCTTCTGTTTAAgaatatttgtaaattatcCATGAAGTTTTCATCACAGGAGAATCCAGATGATCTAATCCTTCTGAGAGGAAAGATTTTATCTCTGGAACTGCTCAAGGTTGTCACGGACAATGGGGGTCCTGTTTGGCTATCCAATGCGAg GTTTCTCATTGCTATCAAGCAGTTTCTCTGTTTATCATTGTTAAAGAACAGTGCATTATCGGTTATGGCTGTTTTCCAACTTCAGTGTTCTATTTTTATGAGCTTGTTATCAAAATACAGATCAGGACTGAAAGCAGAAATTGGGATATTCTTTCCCATGCTTGTCCTCCGGGTGCTTGAAAATGTTCTTCAACCAAGTTTTGTACAGAAGATGACTGTCCTTAACTTATTGGAGAAGATCTCCCAAGATTCGCAGATTATTGTTGATGTATTTGTGAACTATGACTGTGATGTGGATTCTCCAAACATATTTGAAAG GATTGTCAATGGCCTTCTGAAAACTGCTTTAGGACCACCTCCTGGTTCAACCACATCTTTGTCTCCGGCCCAGGATATTGCTTTTCGGTATGAATCAGTGAAGTGCTTAGTTAGCATCATAAGGTCAATGGGGACTTGGATGGACCAACAGCTGAGAATAGGAGAAACCTATTTGCCTAAGGGTTCTGAGACTGATTCATCAATAGATAATAATTCAATTCCTAATGGAGAAGATGGAAGCGTCCCTGACTATGAGTTTCATGCAGAAGTAAATCCTGAATTTTCAGATGCTGCAACGCTTGAGCAACGGAGGGCTTATAAAATTGAACTCCAG AAAGGTATATCGCTTTTTAATAGGAAACCGTCCAAGGGTATTGAGTTCCTGATAAACTCCAAAAAAGTCGGTGACTCTCCGGAAGAAGTGGCTTCATTCCTGAAGAACACTACTGGCCTGAATGAAACCATGATTGGTGATTATTTGGGTGAAAGGGAGGAATTTTCTTTGAAAGTTATGCATGCTTATGTCGACTCGTTCAATTTCAAAGGGATGGATTTTGGCCACGCTATAAGATTTTTTCTGCGGGGCTTCAGGTTACCTGGAGAGGCACAGAAAATTGACCGGATCATGGAAAAGTTTGCTGAGCGCTACTGTAAATGCAATCCAAGTTCATTTACTAGCGCAGATACTGCCTATGTTCTGGCTTACTCTGTGATAATGCTCAACACAGATGCTCATAACAGTATGGTGAAAGATAAG ATGACGAAAGCTGATTTTATTAGGAATAACCGAGGAATAGATGATGGCAAAGATTTACCTGAAGAGTATCTCGGTGTCCTTTATGATCAAATagtgaaaaatgaaataaagatGAATGCTGATTCTTCTGCTCCAGAAAGCAAGCAAGCGAACAGCTTAAATAAACTTTTGGGGCTGGATGGTATACTCAACCTAGTCATTGGAAAACAGACAGAGGAAAAAGCACTTGGAGCAAATGGCCTTCTGATCAGGCGAATTCAAGAGCAGTTTAAGAGCAAGTCAGGAAAATCAGA GTCTTTATATCATGCTGTTACAGATCCTGGAATATTAAGGTTTATGGTGGAGGTCTGCTGGGGTCCTATGCTGGCTGCATTCAGTGTGACTCTTGACCAGAGTGATGACAAGCTTGCTACTAATCAATGCTTACAGGGCTTTCGACATGCTGTGCATGTCACTGCAGTGATGGGTATGCAGACACAGAGAGATGCTTTTGTGACGTCTGTGGCCAAGTTTACTTATCTCCACTGTGCTGCAGATATGAAGCAAAAGAATGTTGATGCTGTGAAG GCAATTATATCAATTGCCATTGAAGATGGTAATCATCTCCAAGAAGCCTGGGAGCATATACTAACATGCCTCTCTCGAATTGAGCATCTCCAACTGTTGGGTGAGGGTGCACCAACTGATGCATCCTTTCTCACAGTATCTAATGTCGAAGCAGATGAGAAGACTCAAAAATCTATGGGTTTTCcatctctaaagaaaaaaggaacTCTCCAGAATCCATCTGTCATGGCTGTTGTCCGAGGGGGTTCATATGACAGCACCACTGTTGGAGTCAATTCACCAGGACTGGTTACTCCAGAACAGATTAATCACTTTATtgcaaatttgaatttgctgGACCAGATTGGGAACTTCGAGTTGAATCACGTTTTTGCTCATAGCCAAAGGTTGAATAGTGAAGCTATAGTAGCTTTTGTGAAAGCACTGTGCAAAGTTTCTATTTCGGAATTGCAGTCTCCAACAGATCCTCGTGTATTTAGCCTCACAAAATTAGTTGAGATTGC GCATTACAATATGAACCGCATCAGATTAGTTTGGTCTCGCATGTGGAATGTTCTATCTGATTTCTTTGTGTCAGTTGGCTTGTCAGAAAACCTTTCTGTTGCAATCTTTGTCATGGATTCATTGCGGCAGCTTGCCATGAAATTCTTAGAGCGTGAGGAGTTAGCAAATTACAACTTCCAGAATGAATTTCTTAGACCATTTGTGATAATTATGCAGAAAAGTGGTTCTGCAGAAATTAGGGAATTAATCATTCGGTGCATTTCTCAGATGGTTCTTAGCCGTGTCAGCAATGTGAAATCTGGGTGGAAAAGTGTTTTTTCG ATTTTTACAGCTGCCGCAGCTGATGAACGGAAAAATATTGTCTTGTTGGCCTTTGAGACCATGGAAAAGATAGTGCGGGAATATTTTCCTCATATAACTGAGACAGAGTCGACAACTTTCACAGATTGTGTTAAATGCCTTCTAACCTTCACAAACAGCAGGTTTAACAGTGATGTTTGCCTCAATGCTATTGCATTTCTCAGGTTCTGTGCTGTCAAACTTGCAGACGGTGGCCTTGTCTGCAATGAGAAGGGCAGTGTTGATGGTTCATCAAGTCCACCGGTAAATGACAATGCTCCAGATCTCCAGAGTTTTTCTGACAAAGATGATAACTCATCCTTCTGGGTTCCTTTGCTCACAG GATTATCCAAACTCACGTCTGATTCAAGATCAACTATCCGAAAGAGTTCTTTGGAAGTGCTTTTCAATATTCTAAAGGATCATGGTCATCTTTTCCCACGGCAATTTTGGATGGGTGTTTATAGTCATGTTATTTTCCCGATATTTAATGGTGTATGTGACAAGAAAGACATGCCTGATAAAGATGAGCCGGATTCACCCACTTCACATTCTCCACTGTCTGAAGGAAGTACATGGGACTCTGAGACTGCTGCTATTGGAGCAGAGTGTCTAGTTGACATATTTATCTGCTTTTTTGATGTGGTGAGGTCTCAACTACCAGGTGTGGTGTCGATTTTGACGGGATTCATAAGGAGTCCCATACAGGGTCCTGCAAGCACTGGGGTCGCTGCATTGTTGCATTTGGCTGGTGAACTGGGAAGCAGACTTTCTCAAGATGAATGGAGAGAGATTTTACTGGCTCTGAAAGAGACAACAGCATCAACTCTGCCAAGTTTTGTGAAGGTCTTGAGAACTATGAATGACATTGAGATTCCTAACACCTCTCAATCTTACGCTGACATGGAAATGGATTCTGACCATGGATCGATCAATGATAATATTGACGAAGATAATCTGCAAACTGCAGCATATGTGGTCTCAAGAATGAAGAGTCATATTACACTGCAGCTTTTGAGTGTACAG GTTGCAGCCAATTTGTACAAGTTGCACCTACGATTATTGTCAACAACCAATGTGAAAATCCTTCTTGACATATTCTCCTCCATTGCTTCGCATGCCCATGAACTGAACTCTGAGCTAGTCCTGCAGAAGAAACTGCAGAGAGTGTGCTTGGTATTGGAACTCTCCGATCCTCCTATGGTTCATTTTGAGAATGAGTCTTACCAAACCTACCTAAACTTCCTCCGAGATTCTCTCACGGGTAATCCATCTGCAAGTGAGGAGTTGAACATAGAATCACATCTTGTAGAAGCATGTGAAATGATACTGCAGATGTACCTAAACTGTACTGGGCAGCAGAAAGTGAAAGCAGTTAAACAGCAGCGAGTGGTACGATGGATTCTTCCATTGGGTTCAGCGAGAAAGGAAGAATTGGCTGCTAGAACATCCTTAGTAGTGTCGGCATTGCGAGTATTGAGTGGTTTGGAAAGGGAAACGTTCAAGAAGTATCTATCAAATATCTTCCCATTGTTGATAGATCTTGTGAGGAGTGAGCATAGCTCAAGAGAAGTTCAGCTTGTTTTAGGCACCATGTTCCAATCTTGTATAGGCCCAATATTATTGCAATGA
- the LOC102612698 gene encoding brefeldin A-inhibited guanine nucleotide-exchange protein 1 isoform X2 — protein MAVFQLQCSIFMSLLSKYRSGLKAEIGIFFPMLVLRVLENVLQPSFVQKMTVLNLLEKISQDSQIIVDVFVNYDCDVDSPNIFERIVNGLLKTALGPPPGSTTSLSPAQDIAFRYESVKCLVSIIRSMGTWMDQQLRIGETYLPKGSETDSSIDNNSIPNGEDGSVPDYEFHAEVNPEFSDAATLEQRRAYKIELQKGISLFNRKPSKGIEFLINSKKVGDSPEEVASFLKNTTGLNETMIGDYLGEREEFSLKVMHAYVDSFNFKGMDFGHAIRFFLRGFRLPGEAQKIDRIMEKFAERYCKCNPSSFTSADTAYVLAYSVIMLNTDAHNSMVKDKMTKADFIRNNRGIDDGKDLPEEYLGVLYDQIVKNEIKMNADSSAPESKQANSLNKLLGLDGILNLVIGKQTEEKALGANGLLIRRIQEQFKSKSGKSESLYHAVTDPGILRFMVEVCWGPMLAAFSVTLDQSDDKLATNQCLQGFRHAVHVTAVMGMQTQRDAFVTSVAKFTYLHCAADMKQKNVDAVKAIISIAIEDGNHLQEAWEHILTCLSRIEHLQLLGEGAPTDASFLTVSNVEADEKTQKSMGFPSLKKKGTLQNPSVMAVVRGGSYDSTTVGVNSPGLVTPEQINHFIANLNLLDQIGNFELNHVFAHSQRLNSEAIVAFVKALCKVSISELQSPTDPRVFSLTKLVEIAHYNMNRIRLVWSRMWNVLSDFFVSVGLSENLSVAIFVMDSLRQLAMKFLEREELANYNFQNEFLRPFVIIMQKSGSAEIRELIIRCISQMVLSRVSNVKSGWKSVFSIFTAAAADERKNIVLLAFETMEKIVREYFPHITETESTTFTDCVKCLLTFTNSRFNSDVCLNAIAFLRFCAVKLADGGLVCNEKGSVDGSSSPPVNDNAPDLQSFSDKDDNSSFWVPLLTGLSKLTSDSRSTIRKSSLEVLFNILKDHGHLFPRQFWMGVYSHVIFPIFNGVCDKKDMPDKDEPDSPTSHSPLSEGSTWDSETAAIGAECLVDIFICFFDVVRSQLPGVVSILTGFIRSPIQGPASTGVAALLHLAGELGSRLSQDEWREILLALKETTASTLPSFVKVLRTMNDIEIPNTSQSYADMEMDSDHGSINDNIDEDNLQTAAYVVSRMKSHITLQLLSVQVAANLYKLHLRLLSTTNVKILLDIFSSIASHAHELNSELVLQKKLQRVCLVLELSDPPMVHFENESYQTYLNFLRDSLTGNPSASEELNIESHLVEACEMILQMYLNCTGQQKVKAVKQQRVVRWILPLGSARKEELAARTSLVVSALRVLSGLERETFKKYLSNIFPLLIDLVRSEHSSREVQLVLGTMFQSCIGPILLQ, from the exons ATGGCTGTTTTCCAACTTCAGTGTTCTATTTTTATGAGCTTGTTATCAAAATACAGATCAGGACTGAAAGCAGAAATTGGGATATTCTTTCCCATGCTTGTCCTCCGGGTGCTTGAAAATGTTCTTCAACCAAGTTTTGTACAGAAGATGACTGTCCTTAACTTATTGGAGAAGATCTCCCAAGATTCGCAGATTATTGTTGATGTATTTGTGAACTATGACTGTGATGTGGATTCTCCAAACATATTTGAAAG GATTGTCAATGGCCTTCTGAAAACTGCTTTAGGACCACCTCCTGGTTCAACCACATCTTTGTCTCCGGCCCAGGATATTGCTTTTCGGTATGAATCAGTGAAGTGCTTAGTTAGCATCATAAGGTCAATGGGGACTTGGATGGACCAACAGCTGAGAATAGGAGAAACCTATTTGCCTAAGGGTTCTGAGACTGATTCATCAATAGATAATAATTCAATTCCTAATGGAGAAGATGGAAGCGTCCCTGACTATGAGTTTCATGCAGAAGTAAATCCTGAATTTTCAGATGCTGCAACGCTTGAGCAACGGAGGGCTTATAAAATTGAACTCCAG AAAGGTATATCGCTTTTTAATAGGAAACCGTCCAAGGGTATTGAGTTCCTGATAAACTCCAAAAAAGTCGGTGACTCTCCGGAAGAAGTGGCTTCATTCCTGAAGAACACTACTGGCCTGAATGAAACCATGATTGGTGATTATTTGGGTGAAAGGGAGGAATTTTCTTTGAAAGTTATGCATGCTTATGTCGACTCGTTCAATTTCAAAGGGATGGATTTTGGCCACGCTATAAGATTTTTTCTGCGGGGCTTCAGGTTACCTGGAGAGGCACAGAAAATTGACCGGATCATGGAAAAGTTTGCTGAGCGCTACTGTAAATGCAATCCAAGTTCATTTACTAGCGCAGATACTGCCTATGTTCTGGCTTACTCTGTGATAATGCTCAACACAGATGCTCATAACAGTATGGTGAAAGATAAG ATGACGAAAGCTGATTTTATTAGGAATAACCGAGGAATAGATGATGGCAAAGATTTACCTGAAGAGTATCTCGGTGTCCTTTATGATCAAATagtgaaaaatgaaataaagatGAATGCTGATTCTTCTGCTCCAGAAAGCAAGCAAGCGAACAGCTTAAATAAACTTTTGGGGCTGGATGGTATACTCAACCTAGTCATTGGAAAACAGACAGAGGAAAAAGCACTTGGAGCAAATGGCCTTCTGATCAGGCGAATTCAAGAGCAGTTTAAGAGCAAGTCAGGAAAATCAGA GTCTTTATATCATGCTGTTACAGATCCTGGAATATTAAGGTTTATGGTGGAGGTCTGCTGGGGTCCTATGCTGGCTGCATTCAGTGTGACTCTTGACCAGAGTGATGACAAGCTTGCTACTAATCAATGCTTACAGGGCTTTCGACATGCTGTGCATGTCACTGCAGTGATGGGTATGCAGACACAGAGAGATGCTTTTGTGACGTCTGTGGCCAAGTTTACTTATCTCCACTGTGCTGCAGATATGAAGCAAAAGAATGTTGATGCTGTGAAG GCAATTATATCAATTGCCATTGAAGATGGTAATCATCTCCAAGAAGCCTGGGAGCATATACTAACATGCCTCTCTCGAATTGAGCATCTCCAACTGTTGGGTGAGGGTGCACCAACTGATGCATCCTTTCTCACAGTATCTAATGTCGAAGCAGATGAGAAGACTCAAAAATCTATGGGTTTTCcatctctaaagaaaaaaggaacTCTCCAGAATCCATCTGTCATGGCTGTTGTCCGAGGGGGTTCATATGACAGCACCACTGTTGGAGTCAATTCACCAGGACTGGTTACTCCAGAACAGATTAATCACTTTATtgcaaatttgaatttgctgGACCAGATTGGGAACTTCGAGTTGAATCACGTTTTTGCTCATAGCCAAAGGTTGAATAGTGAAGCTATAGTAGCTTTTGTGAAAGCACTGTGCAAAGTTTCTATTTCGGAATTGCAGTCTCCAACAGATCCTCGTGTATTTAGCCTCACAAAATTAGTTGAGATTGC GCATTACAATATGAACCGCATCAGATTAGTTTGGTCTCGCATGTGGAATGTTCTATCTGATTTCTTTGTGTCAGTTGGCTTGTCAGAAAACCTTTCTGTTGCAATCTTTGTCATGGATTCATTGCGGCAGCTTGCCATGAAATTCTTAGAGCGTGAGGAGTTAGCAAATTACAACTTCCAGAATGAATTTCTTAGACCATTTGTGATAATTATGCAGAAAAGTGGTTCTGCAGAAATTAGGGAATTAATCATTCGGTGCATTTCTCAGATGGTTCTTAGCCGTGTCAGCAATGTGAAATCTGGGTGGAAAAGTGTTTTTTCG ATTTTTACAGCTGCCGCAGCTGATGAACGGAAAAATATTGTCTTGTTGGCCTTTGAGACCATGGAAAAGATAGTGCGGGAATATTTTCCTCATATAACTGAGACAGAGTCGACAACTTTCACAGATTGTGTTAAATGCCTTCTAACCTTCACAAACAGCAGGTTTAACAGTGATGTTTGCCTCAATGCTATTGCATTTCTCAGGTTCTGTGCTGTCAAACTTGCAGACGGTGGCCTTGTCTGCAATGAGAAGGGCAGTGTTGATGGTTCATCAAGTCCACCGGTAAATGACAATGCTCCAGATCTCCAGAGTTTTTCTGACAAAGATGATAACTCATCCTTCTGGGTTCCTTTGCTCACAG GATTATCCAAACTCACGTCTGATTCAAGATCAACTATCCGAAAGAGTTCTTTGGAAGTGCTTTTCAATATTCTAAAGGATCATGGTCATCTTTTCCCACGGCAATTTTGGATGGGTGTTTATAGTCATGTTATTTTCCCGATATTTAATGGTGTATGTGACAAGAAAGACATGCCTGATAAAGATGAGCCGGATTCACCCACTTCACATTCTCCACTGTCTGAAGGAAGTACATGGGACTCTGAGACTGCTGCTATTGGAGCAGAGTGTCTAGTTGACATATTTATCTGCTTTTTTGATGTGGTGAGGTCTCAACTACCAGGTGTGGTGTCGATTTTGACGGGATTCATAAGGAGTCCCATACAGGGTCCTGCAAGCACTGGGGTCGCTGCATTGTTGCATTTGGCTGGTGAACTGGGAAGCAGACTTTCTCAAGATGAATGGAGAGAGATTTTACTGGCTCTGAAAGAGACAACAGCATCAACTCTGCCAAGTTTTGTGAAGGTCTTGAGAACTATGAATGACATTGAGATTCCTAACACCTCTCAATCTTACGCTGACATGGAAATGGATTCTGACCATGGATCGATCAATGATAATATTGACGAAGATAATCTGCAAACTGCAGCATATGTGGTCTCAAGAATGAAGAGTCATATTACACTGCAGCTTTTGAGTGTACAG GTTGCAGCCAATTTGTACAAGTTGCACCTACGATTATTGTCAACAACCAATGTGAAAATCCTTCTTGACATATTCTCCTCCATTGCTTCGCATGCCCATGAACTGAACTCTGAGCTAGTCCTGCAGAAGAAACTGCAGAGAGTGTGCTTGGTATTGGAACTCTCCGATCCTCCTATGGTTCATTTTGAGAATGAGTCTTACCAAACCTACCTAAACTTCCTCCGAGATTCTCTCACGGGTAATCCATCTGCAAGTGAGGAGTTGAACATAGAATCACATCTTGTAGAAGCATGTGAAATGATACTGCAGATGTACCTAAACTGTACTGGGCAGCAGAAAGTGAAAGCAGTTAAACAGCAGCGAGTGGTACGATGGATTCTTCCATTGGGTTCAGCGAGAAAGGAAGAATTGGCTGCTAGAACATCCTTAGTAGTGTCGGCATTGCGAGTATTGAGTGGTTTGGAAAGGGAAACGTTCAAGAAGTATCTATCAAATATCTTCCCATTGTTGATAGATCTTGTGAGGAGTGAGCATAGCTCAAGAGAAGTTCAGCTTGTTTTAGGCACCATGTTCCAATCTTGTATAGGCCCAATATTATTGCAATGA